A stretch of DNA from Halorubrum sp. BOL3-1:
CGCGACGCGGTCAGTCGAACCCGGCCGCCGCCAGTCGCCCGGCCCACACTTCCTCGACCCGGCCCTCCTCGATCAGCTTCTCGACGTGCGCGGCGACCGTCGCCAGCGCGAGGTCACGCACGCCCGTCAGATCCTTCTCGTAGGCGCCGTCGACGACGGCGTCGAGGTCGGTCGCGCCGGCGTCGATCGCGGCGATCACGTCGCGTTCGCGGGCGATCCGGTGTTCGATCAGCCGGTCGCACGTCGCCGTCGGGTCGTCGATCGGCGCGCCGTGCCCGGGCAGTAGCCGGCCGTAACCGGCGTCGCGCACGCGTTCGAGGCTTACGAGGTACGCCGAGAGGTCCCCCTCGGGCGCGGCGACCGCGACGCTTCCCTCCGCGACCGCGAGGTCGCCGCAACACAGCGCGGCGCGCGGCGCATCCTCGGACCCGCCGGCCGCGAACCCGACGTGATCGGGGGCGTGACCCGGGGTGTCGACGGCGACGACACCGGTGTCGGAAACCGTCTCGCCCGGCGCAGCCGTCTCGTCGGGGGCGATTCCGGCCGCCGCGGCGAACCGGTCGGCGTGGCCCTCGCGGGCGACGACGGTCGCCCCCGTCAGCGCGGCGTACTCCGCGACCGCCCCGACGTGGTCCGGGTGGGCGTGGGTGACCGCGATCGCCTCGACGGCCGGGAGGGGAGGGTCGGTCGCGTCCACGGAATCCCGCGCCGCGATCGCCGCGTCGAGCGCGTCGGTTCGGGCCGCCGGGTCGACGAGCAGGCCGTCGAGGAGGTAGGCGTTCGTCGTCCCGCCCGGCGCTCGGGTGTCGACGGGGACCTCGACGCGAGTGACGGCGGGGTCGCCGTCGCCCGGGTCAGACCCCGGCCCGTCGTCGGCCGTGTCAGACATCCGTCCGTCGTCGCCCGCCATCGCTCAGTCCCCGCGGCCGAGCGACGACCGCGCGGCCGGTCCGGGTCCGGATCCGGCGCGGTCGCGTCCCGGGATCGGCACGTCGGTGTCGCCGGCGACCGCGTACGCCGAGAGGTCGGTGATCCCGGGGTCGACCGCGTCGACGGCCTCGACGGAGTCGTACGGGCGGCCGACGACGACGTCGCCAGCGGTATTGCGATTGATCCCGGAGATCGCGGTCAGCTCGTCCATCGAGGCCGCGTTGACATCGAGCGGGTACGGGACGCCCGTCACGGAGCGGTAGCCGTGGTCCGTGATCGCCACGTCGATGGTGGTTCCCAGCTCGCGCTCGCCGGGAACCGCGGCGAGGAGCGCGTAGGTTCCGAGCTGTCGCCCGAACGTCTTGCCGTCTTGGTGATATTCGAGGTGGAGGTCCGGCAGCACCGTTCCCGGCGGGACGACGCGGTCGAGCATCGGGTTGTCGATGGTCTCGCGCACCTCCCGCTTGTACGCCTGGAACTGGTCTTTGTGCTCCTGTGCGATGTCCGCGCCCGTCTCGGCCATTTCGGTGCCGGCGAACGCCATCACCTGCCGGATGTTGATCCGGCGGAGCATCAGCCCCTCGTCGTAGACGGTCTGGAGGAACTCCTTGTTGTGCTCGTAGGTCTCGGAGCGCTCGCCCGCCAGTCCGTGGACGAGGTTGATCCCGGGGAGCAGCTTCGGCAGCCGGGGGGAGGCGTCCGGGCCGGTCGAGGGACCGGTGACGCGGTCGGGGTCGTCGAGCGTCGTCTCCGGGCCGTCGCCCGGGCGCCAGCCGCCCTCCTCGTTGACGACGCGGACGGCATCTAAACACTCCTCGGCGGTGACGAGCAGGTTGTTCTCCTCTTGGACGACCGGATCGGCCGATTCGAGACCGAACGCGGCCGTGTCGCCCGGCGTGTTGTGTCGGGCGATGACCCGGATCGCCTCCCGGGACGCCTCCGGGTAGTCCGTGATCGTCACGGGGTTCATGTTGTCGAGGTGGAGGGTGCGGAGGTCCGGGGCGACCTCGCGGATCCCGCCGTACAGCTCCCGGAGCGCGTCGGGGTTCGGCGCCTCGCCGTCGCCGCCGTACGCGAGGATGTCGGCCTGCCGGCCGATCCGGAAGTGTTCGACCCCCCGGTTCGAGAGCGCGTCGACCTCGCCGACGACGGAGTCGGGCGTCCGGAACGCCGGGTCCCCGTACAGCGGTTCCGTACAGAACGAACACCGGTACGCGCATCCGCGGGAGGTCTCCATCTCGCAGATCAGGTAGTCGGGGTGGTTCGGGTGCTGCTCGACGACGAACGCCCCCTGTCGGGCCCAGCGGTCGACCTCCTCGTTCGTCCGCATCCGGTTACCGTACCCCTCTAACCCCTCGCGGACGAGGTCGTGGGCGGCGGCCTCGACGTCGCCCATCGCGACGAAGTCGTAGTCGAGGTCGTCGCGCTTCGTCTCCTGTGCGCCCGCGTTCTCCTCCCCGACGCCGAAGCGCACCGGGCCGCCGAGCAGCGTCACGCCGTCCGCGGTCCAGCCCAGCTCCCGCACCTCGTCCGGCTCCGCGGGGGTGCCGCCGACGTAGCTGCCCGGAACGGTCATCCCGCCGACGTACACCATGAGGTCGGCGTCGGCCACGTCGGCGTGCTTCGACCGGTCGTCGCGCAGCTCGTCGATGGTGTGGTAGGTAATCCGTGATTCCGGAACGCCGGCGTCGACGAGCGCGCCCGCCGTGTACCGGGGGTACGTCGAGAGGTACGGCGGGACGCCGAAGTGGGCCGGCTCGTCGACGTACCCGTCGACGACCGTGACGGAGAGGTCGGCCGGGTCGGACGGGAGGGAGCCGCGACGGGCCGACGAGGAATCGGTCATGTTACCCGGGATAGGCGGCCGAGACGGGAAAAGCGTGCGGAAGGTCCGCGGAGAAACGATACCACCGGGAAACGGACGAGACCGCCGGTCGATTTATTAATCGCATCCGCGTCTGACGAACCATGTCCACCCGCGACGAGAGCCACCTCACGCCCCGCCGCGCGACGCTTCTCACGTACGGGTCCATCGGCCTGTTCGCCCTGATGAGCGTCGGTAGCCTCGTCGACTCCGGCTCCGTACCGTGGTCGGTGATCGTCGGAGCGACGGTCGTCGCCGCCCTCGGGGCGGGTCCGGTTGCGTGGCTCGCCCGCGACCGGATACCGGCGAGCCGGCGCGAGACGTACGGGCGCGTCTTCGTCATCGGCGGCCTCCCCGCGTTCACGCTGTTCGTCGGCGTCTCGCTCGCGTTCGGTATCCCGTTCCTGTCCGTGACTGACGCGGTCGTCGTCGGAATCGCCTGCGGCGGCGCGGCCGCCCTGTTGGCCGAGCGGACGGTCGTCCCGGAGCGGTACCGCGCCGAACGGGCGTGACCCGGGAATCCTGAGCGGTCGTGACCGAATGGCAACGGATCGACGCTCACGTCGCCGCCGCCGCGCCGCTTAAGCCCACGCCGACACTACGGCGAGACATGCCATCGACGATGGAGGTCAAGTGCGTCAGCGACGACTGCGAACTCGACATGTTCGAGAATCACTACACCTACGACGTGCCCGACGACCACGCGACCTCGGACCTCTCGTGCCCGTACTGCGGCGGGAGCGAGCTCGTCGAAATCGAGGTGTGAGCCGTGGGCGGACTCGTCGAGACGGGTCGGTCCGCGCTCCGCACTGCCCTCGAACGCGTCGGCCGCGGGTGGAGCAAGGTACAGGAGCGCCGGCCGCTCTCGTACGACCTCCTTGAGAGCGACAGCGCGTACCTCGTCGTCTTCGACGCCCCCGGCATCCGCGGCGAGGACGTCGACGTCACCTTCCTCGATCACACCGTCGAGGTGAGCCTCGAACGCTTCCGCGACTTCTACGACGGCTACGACCTCGTGTTCCCCGGTCGCGGCGTCTCGCTGTCGAGCAGCGTCGACCTCCCCCGCGACGCCGACGTGACGCCCGAGGGCGCGAACGCGACGCTCACGCGCAACGGCACGCTCCGCGTCGAGATCCCCAAACGCGAGGGGTCCGGCGACGTCGACGTCGTCGAAGAGGACGACTGACGCCGCCTCGCCCGGTTCTCCCGGTCACTTCCGGTCACTCCCCGTCGGTCCGCTCGGACAGCGACATCCCCGCCGCGATCTCGAACTCCTCGTCGCCGTCGAACCGCGTCGGGTCGAACGCCCCGATCCACGGTGAGTCCGGCGCGTCGAACGCGAGGCCTCCGAGCGACGCGAGTACGCCCTCGGCCACGGTCTCGCCGGTCGCGGGCGCTCGCATGAACCCGTGACCCTGCCAGCCGGCGGCGACGAAGAGCGTCGGGGCGGTCTCGCGGGTCGCGTCGACCGGCCCGACGAGGGGGTCGCCGTCGGGCGTCGCGGTACAGAGCCCGGCCCACGCTCGGGCGACGTTCGGGTCGGAGTCCTCGCGGTCGGCGTGGTCGGAGGGGTCGAGGCGCTCGCGCAGGACCGTCGAGACGTCCGCACGGAACCAGTCGTCTGCCTCACGCCGGTAGTCGTCGGGGTCGACCGGGACCGGTTCCGTGCCGTCGCCCGCGAGCAGGCCGTCGGGGTGCGGGCGGAGGTACGCGTCCGCGGTGGCGTCGTAGGCCATCGGCCCGTCGTAGGGCCGACCGTCGACGAGCGCCTGAACGCGATAGGGAACGACGGGCACCGAGATGTCCGCGCCGGCCAGCAGCGACCGAGTGTGCGCCCCGGCGGCGACGACGACCGCGTCGAAGGCGCGCCGCTCGGCCGCCGAACCTCCGTCGTCGCCGTCGCGAACCGAGATCTCCCGTCCCGCGTCGGTCCGCGGGCCGATCGCGACCGGCGTCTCCGTCTCGACCGCGACGCCCTCGCCGGCGGCCCGTCGACCGAGCGCGCGGACGTAGCTCGGCGGGTCGGTCCAGCCGGCCCCCTCCGCGACCGCCGCGACGGCGAGGTCGTCGGTGCGGAGGGCGGGGAAGCGCTCACCGAGCGCGTCGGAGTCGACGATGGAGACGTCGCGGCCGTGTCCGCGCATGCGCTCGACCATCGCCGGGAGCGCGTCGGCGTCGGGGTCGCCCTCCCGAACTGCGATCACGTACGGACAGGCGGTGAAGGAGAATCCGGGTAGCGTCCGGTCGAACGCGCGGAACCGCTCGATCGATCGGGCGCCGACCGCGGCGTCGACGTCCTCTGCGTAGGCGTCGTAGAGGACGCCCGCCGCGCGCCCGGAGCTACCGGCCGCCAGCTCCCCGCGCTCGTAGAGGGTCACGTCCGCCCCCCGAACCGCCAGATCGTGAGCTGCGGTGACGCCGACCGCGCCGCCGCCGACGACCGCGACCGACGGTGCGGGCTCGGCTCGCTCGTTCATGACCTGACGGACGGCGCGAGCGACCGAAAAGACACCGGGACGACGCGGACGGCGAGTAGTCGCCGCGGGGGCGCGTGCCTGCGAGGCCGCATTGCGGCCGAGTAGCACGCGCGAGGGAGTCGGTCGGTCGGAGCGAAGCGGAGACCGACTGACGAGGCTGGGGAGGCGTGAGGCTGCGGTGCGGTGCGGTCGCGGGCGGGACTCGAAGGGGCAGCCGCGAGGCGGTGTTCGTGTCGATCGGACGTTTATAAACAACCGCGTACGACCGGTGACACGCGTGTCCCCGGCCAGGTTATACGGGTAGAAGCCCTACTGAAACACATGAACCAACTCGTCAACGGCGAGTGGCGAACCGACGCCTACGAGACGACGAACGAGGAGGGAGCGTTCGAGCGCGGCGAGACCACCTTCCGGAACTGGGTCGCGGGCAGCGACGTGCCCGACCACGTCGACGCCGAACCGGACGAGCGTTTCCAGCCGGAGGCCGACCGGTATCACCTGTACGTCTCCTACGCCTGTCCGTGGGCGCACCGCACGCTCCTCGCCCGCTCCCTCCTGGGTCTCGAAGACGCGATCGGCGTCTCGGTCGTCGACCCGTACCGCGGCGAGGGCGGCTGGCAGTTCAGTTCCGAGAAGGACGGCTGTACGCCCGATCACCTCCACGACAGCGACTACCTCCGCGAGCTGTACGTCGAGGCGGACCCCGACGCCACCTGCCGCGTGACCGTCCCCGTGCTGTGGGACACCGAGGAGGAGACGATCGTCAACAACGAGTCCCGCGAGATCCTGCGGATGTTGTCGACCGCGTTCGCGGATCTGGGCAACGACGCGTCGCTCCTGCCCGACGCGAGCGACGACGCGACGGTCGCGGACGTCGACGAGGCCATCACGGACATCTACGAGCCGATCAACAACGGCGTCTATCGCGCCGGCTTCGCGACCTCCCAAGGGGCCTACGACGACGCGATCGACGACCTGTTCGACGCGCTCGACCGCTACGACGACCGCCTCGCGGACCGGCGCTACCTCGTCGGTGACTCGCTCACGGAGGCGGACATCTGTCTGTTCACGACGCTGATCCGCTTCGATCAGGTGTACCACACGCACTTCATGTGTAACAAGCGGTTCGTCCACCAGTACGAGCACCTCTGGCCGTACCTGCGCGACCTCTACCAGACCGAGGGCGTCGCCGAGACGGTGAACATGGACCACATCAAGGAACACTACTACACCACACACCCGGACGTGACGCCGACCGGGATCATCGCGCGCGGTCCCGACCTCGACTTCGAGGCGCCGCACGAGCGCGGCCTGCTCGCGGGAGCGCCGCCGACGCCGACCGCGGACGACTGAACGTCGACGGTCCGTGCGACGACGGGGTTCGGTCGCGAGACTTACGCCGCGCGAAGCACGACGGCGTCGTCGATTGCGAGTTCGTCGCCGTTGGCGACCGATTCACCCGAGATGAGATCGATCGGATCGACTGATTCGTCCACCGACACCGACGCGGTGTCGGCGGCGAAGTTGAGCACGATCATGTACCTTTCCGTCCCGGCTTCGCGCGCATACGCGGTCACCGCGTCGTCCGCGTCGTCGCCGGCCGTGACCTCGTACTCGACGGGCTCGACGCTTCCGTCGCGGAGCGCCGGCGTCTCGTCCCGCAGCGACGCGAGCGAACGGTGGAACGAAGTG
This window harbors:
- a CDS encoding radical SAM protein, with translation MTDSSSARRGSLPSDPADLSVTVVDGYVDEPAHFGVPPYLSTYPRYTAGALVDAGVPESRITYHTIDELRDDRSKHADVADADLMVYVGGMTVPGSYVGGTPAEPDEVRELGWTADGVTLLGGPVRFGVGEENAGAQETKRDDLDYDFVAMGDVEAAAHDLVREGLEGYGNRMRTNEEVDRWARQGAFVVEQHPNHPDYLICEMETSRGCAYRCSFCTEPLYGDPAFRTPDSVVGEVDALSNRGVEHFRIGRQADILAYGGDGEAPNPDALRELYGGIREVAPDLRTLHLDNMNPVTITDYPEASREAIRVIARHNTPGDTAAFGLESADPVVQEENNLLVTAEECLDAVRVVNEEGGWRPGDGPETTLDDPDRVTGPSTGPDASPRLPKLLPGINLVHGLAGERSETYEHNKEFLQTVYDEGLMLRRINIRQVMAFAGTEMAETGADIAQEHKDQFQAYKREVRETIDNPMLDRVVPPGTVLPDLHLEYHQDGKTFGRQLGTYALLAAVPGERELGTTIDVAITDHGYRSVTGVPYPLDVNAASMDELTAISGINRNTAGDVVVGRPYDSVEAVDAVDPGITDLSAYAVAGDTDVPIPGRDRAGSGPGPAARSSLGRGD
- a CDS encoding FAD-binding oxidoreductase translates to MNERAEPAPSVAVVGGGAVGVTAAHDLAVRGADVTLYERGELAAGSSGRAAGVLYDAYAEDVDAAVGARSIERFRAFDRTLPGFSFTACPYVIAVREGDPDADALPAMVERMRGHGRDVSIVDSDALGERFPALRTDDLAVAAVAEGAGWTDPPSYVRALGRRAAGEGVAVETETPVAIGPRTDAGREISVRDGDDGGSAAERRAFDAVVVAAGAHTRSLLAGADISVPVVPYRVQALVDGRPYDGPMAYDATADAYLRPHPDGLLAGDGTEPVPVDPDDYRREADDWFRADVSTVLRERLDPSDHADREDSDPNVARAWAGLCTATPDGDPLVGPVDATRETAPTLFVAAGWQGHGFMRAPATGETVAEGVLASLGGLAFDAPDSPWIGAFDPTRFDGDEEFEIAAGMSLSERTDGE
- a CDS encoding Hsp20/alpha crystallin family protein; translation: MGGLVETGRSALRTALERVGRGWSKVQERRPLSYDLLESDSAYLVVFDAPGIRGEDVDVTFLDHTVEVSLERFRDFYDGYDLVFPGRGVSLSSSVDLPRDADVTPEGANATLTRNGTLRVEIPKREGSGDVDVVEEDD
- a CDS encoding glutathione S-transferase family protein — protein: MNQLVNGEWRTDAYETTNEEGAFERGETTFRNWVAGSDVPDHVDAEPDERFQPEADRYHLYVSYACPWAHRTLLARSLLGLEDAIGVSVVDPYRGEGGWQFSSEKDGCTPDHLHDSDYLRELYVEADPDATCRVTVPVLWDTEEETIVNNESREILRMLSTAFADLGNDASLLPDASDDATVADVDEAITDIYEPINNGVYRAGFATSQGAYDDAIDDLFDALDRYDDRLADRRYLVGDSLTEADICLFTTLIRFDQVYHTHFMCNKRFVHQYEHLWPYLRDLYQTEGVAETVNMDHIKEHYYTTHPDVTPTGIIARGPDLDFEAPHERGLLAGAPPTPTADD
- a CDS encoding MBL fold metallo-hydrolase produces the protein MSDTADDGPGSDPGDGDPAVTRVEVPVDTRAPGGTTNAYLLDGLLVDPAARTDALDAAIAARDSVDATDPPLPAVEAIAVTHAHPDHVGAVAEYAALTGATVVAREGHADRFAAAAGIAPDETAAPGETVSDTGVVAVDTPGHAPDHVGFAAGGSEDAPRAALCCGDLAVAEGSVAVAAPEGDLSAYLVSLERVRDAGYGRLLPGHGAPIDDPTATCDRLIEHRIARERDVIAAIDAGATDLDAVVDGAYEKDLTGVRDLALATVAAHVEKLIEEGRVEEVWAGRLAAAGFD